The Medicago truncatula cultivar Jemalong A17 chromosome 4, MtrunA17r5.0-ANR, whole genome shotgun sequence genome includes a region encoding these proteins:
- the LOC11428387 gene encoding probable alpha,alpha-trehalose-phosphate synthase [UDP-forming] 11: MLSRSCLGLLNHQITTMNNYEQEDLNIVPELMTPFQKFQRQYSNVSVPSSPISRKRRMIIVSNQLPIRVVSSSSCDLKFEWDVDSIYFQLKDGISSDSELFYVGSLKSHIEIEPSQQEEVAKVLLEKFRCVPTFLPSETHNYFYHGFCKHYLWPLFHYMLPLSKSQGVRFNSSHWLSYKKANRIFADKVREVLNPDEDYVWVHDYHLMVLPTYLRKRFPKVKLGFFLHNTFPTSEIYRTIPVREEILRGLLNCDLIGFHTFDYARHFLSCCSRMLGLDYESKRGYIGVDYFGRNVTIKILPVGIHMGLLELVLSSSETAKRVKELKEEFEGKVLILGVDDLDLFKGIGLKFLALRNLLEGNEKLRGEVVLVQILNQARSSGKDIQDVKFEIEAIAKEVNDKYGDEQSGYRPIVCINGPVSTQEKAAYYAISECCIVNAVRDGMNLIPYEYTVCRQGSVELDKTLGVGNDEPKNSVIIVSEFIGCSPSLSGAVRVNPWNIDDVSEKMNSAIKMKDSEKQLRHKKNYKYISSHDVAYWAKSFDQDLERACREHYLKTYVGLGLDNFRIIALDPSFKKLCLDDIAPAYKDTKSRLILLDYDGTMMPQGSINKAPSLDVISLLNSLCSDPKNTVFIVSGRGRVCLSDWFSPCDKLGLSAEHGYFTRWSKDSPWTTLGLASDFDWKINVEKVMALYTEATDGSFIEEKESAMVWQHQEADPDFGLWQAKELLVHLESMLANDPVVVKRGQHIVEVKPQGVSKGKVVEELISTMRNEEKSPDFLLCLGDDRSDEDMFESIANLALPTSSQVFACTIGYKPSRAKYYLDDTGHVIRLLEGLAAASAQNLSTK; this comes from the exons atGCTTTCAAGATCTTGTTTAGGTTTATTAAACCAtcaaataacaacaatgaaCAATTACGAACAAGAAGACCTAAACATAGTTCCAGAACTCATGACACCGTTCCAGAAGTTTCAACGACAATATTCCAACGTTTCAGTTCCTTCATCTCCGATTTCTCGTAAACGAAGAATGATAATAGTATCAAATCAGTTACCAATACGCGttgtttcatcttcttcttgtgACTTGAAATTCGAATGGGACGTTGATAGCATATATTTTCAGCTCAAAGACGGTATTTCCTCTGATTCTGAACTCTTTTACGTTGGTTCGTTAAAATCACATATTGAAATTGAACCATCACAGCAAGAAGAAGTTGCCAAAGTCTTGTTAGAAAAGTTTCGCTGTGTTCCAACTTTTCTACCTTCTGAAACTCACAACTATTTTTACCATGGTTTTTGTAAGCATTATCTTTGGCCTTTGTTTCACTACATGCTACCTCTGTCCAAGAGTCAAGGTGTGCGTTTCAATTCCTCTCATTGGCTTTCATACAAAAAGGCCAATAGAATCTTCGCGGACAAGGTTCGCGAGGTTTTGAATCCTGATGAAGATTATGTCTGGGTTCATGATTATCATCTAATGGTTTTACCAACTTACTTGAGGAAACGTTTTCCTAAAGTCAAATTGGGTTTTTTTCTTCACAACACGTTTCCTACTTCAGAAATCTATAGAACAATACCTGTTCGTGAAGAAATTCTTAGGGGTTTGTTGAACTGTGATTTGATTGGATTTCATACTTTTGATTATGCTAGACATTTTCTGTCTTGTTGTAGTAGGATGTTGGGTTTGGATTATGAGTCTAAAAGAGGTTACATTGGTGTTGATTACTTTGGAAGAAATGTTACCATCAAGATTCTTCCTGTGGGGATCCACATGGGTCTTCTCGAATTGGTTTTGTCGTCCTCTGAAACAGCTAAGAGGGTGAAAGAGTTGAAGGAAGAATTTGAAGGGAAGGTTTTGATTTTGGGGGTTGATGACTTGGATTTGTTCAAAGGTATTGGGTTGAAGTTTCTGGCATTGAGGAATCTTTTGGAGGGAAATGAAAAATTAAGGGGTGAAGTTGTGTTGGTTCAGATTCTGAATCAAGCAAGGAGTAGCGGAAAAGATATACAGGATGTGAAGTTTGAGATTGAAGCTATTGCCAAAGAAGTTAATGACAAATATGGTGATGAACAATCTGGGTATAGGCCAATTGTTTGTATAAATGGTCCGGTTTCGACTCAGGAGAAGGCTGCTTACTATGCTATATCAGAGTGTTGTATTGTGAATGCTGTGAGGGATGGGATGAATTTGATTCCTTACGAGTATACTGTTTGTAGACAAGGAAGTGTTGAATTGGACAAAACACTTGGAGTGGGAAATGATGAGCCTAAAAATAGtgttatcattgtttctgaGTTCATTGGTTGTTCGCCTTCACTCAGCGGGGCAGTTCGGGTGAATCCGTGGAACATTGATGATGTTTCAGAGAAAATGAACTCAGCAATCAAAATGAAGGATTCCGAGAAGCAATTGCGGCACAAGAAGAATTATAAGTACATAAGCTCTCATGATGTAGCGTATTGGGCCAAGAGTTTTGATCAGGATTTAGAGAGAGCTTGTAGGGAGCATTATCTCAAGACATATGTGGGATTAGGACTTGATAATTTTAGAATCATTGCTTTGGATCCTAGTTTTAAGAAGCTTTGTCTTGATGACATTGCCCCTGCTTACAAAGATACCAAAAGTAGGTTGATCCTTTTGGACTATGATGGCACCATGATGCCTCAGGGATCAATTAACAAAGCTCCTAGTTTGGATGTTATCTCTCTCTTGAATTCCTTATGCAGTGATCCCAAAAATACAGTGTTCATTGTTAGTGGCAGGGGAAGAGTTTGCCTTAGCGACTGGTTTTCTCCATGTGACAAATTGGGTCTCTCTGCAGAACATGGTTACTTCACAAG GTGGAGTAAGGATTCTCCTTGGACGACTCTCGGATTGGCATCAGATTTTGATTGGAAAATTAATGTAGAAAAGGTGATGGCGCTTTACACAGAAGCGACTGATGGTTCCttcattgaagaaaaagaaagtgcaATGGTTTGGCAACATCAAGAAGCAGATCCTGATTTTGGACTGTGGCAAGCTAAAGAGCTTCTTGTTCACCTTGAGAGTATGCTGGCCAATGATCCTGTAGTAGTTAAAAGGGGACAACATATTGTTGAAGTAAAGCCTCAG GGTGTGAGCAAAGGTAAAGTGGTGGAAGAGCTTATATCAACCATGAGGAATGAGGAGAAGTCACCAGATTTTCTTCTATGTCTAGGAGATGATCGTTCAGATGAAGATATGTTTGAAAGCATTGCAAATTTAGCCTTACCAACCTCATCACAAGTGTTTGCATGCACTATTGGTTATAAACCAAGTAGGGCTAAATACTATTTGGATGATACTGGTCACGTTATCAGACTGCTGGAAGGACTTGCTGCTGCATCAGCGCAAAATTTAAgcacaaaatag